One Streptomyces sp. V4I8 genomic window carries:
- a CDS encoding transglutaminase N-terminal domain-containing protein, with protein MTRRLRIKHVTRVSYAQPAASSHNEVRMTPLTLPAQTTLDARVTISPAATTWAYWDYWGTQVTGFDLMDPHADLTITASSLVETYPPGPFPEAPTWRELAEEVASSRLLEFAGPTSRTTVPDRLVEQAREAAAGLDPHETAIAVSTLVADRVSFIPGATGVNTSAVEAWEQGAGVCQDIAHLTIALLRALGLPTRYVSGYLHPEREAELHRPVAGQSHAWIEYWAGDWCGYDPTNRTRADESHVVVGRGRDYDDVTPHKGIYRGVPGGPPEVTVEFTRVA; from the coding sequence ATGACTCGCCGACTCCGCATCAAGCACGTCACCCGCGTCTCGTACGCCCAGCCCGCCGCGTCCTCCCACAACGAGGTCCGCATGACCCCGCTGACACTGCCCGCCCAGACCACGCTGGACGCCCGGGTCACCATCAGCCCGGCGGCCACCACTTGGGCGTATTGGGACTACTGGGGCACCCAGGTCACCGGCTTCGACCTGATGGACCCGCACGCCGACCTCACCATCACGGCCTCCAGCCTGGTGGAGACCTACCCGCCGGGCCCGTTCCCCGAGGCGCCGACGTGGCGGGAACTGGCCGAGGAGGTGGCGTCCTCCCGTCTGCTGGAGTTCGCGGGCCCGACCTCCCGTACGACCGTCCCCGACCGGCTCGTCGAGCAGGCGCGGGAAGCGGCCGCCGGCCTCGATCCGCACGAGACGGCGATCGCGGTGTCGACGCTGGTCGCCGACCGGGTGTCGTTCATCCCCGGCGCCACGGGGGTGAACACCTCCGCCGTCGAGGCCTGGGAGCAGGGCGCGGGCGTCTGCCAGGACATCGCCCATCTGACGATCGCGCTGCTGCGGGCACTGGGCCTGCCGACCAGGTACGTCTCCGGTTACCTCCACCCCGAGCGGGAGGCGGAGCTGCACCGTCCGGTGGCCGGGCAGAGCCATGCCTGGATCGAGTACTGGGCCGGCGACTGGTGCGGCTACGACCCCACCAACCGCACCCGGGCAGACGAGTCCCATGTCGTCGTCGGCCGCGGCCGCGACTACGACGACGTCACCCCGCACAAGGGCATCTACCGTGGCGTGCCCGGCGGGCCGCCTGAGGTGACGGTGGAGTTCACGCGGGTGGCGTGA
- a CDS encoding helix-turn-helix transcriptional regulator, giving the protein MFRTLGGGDLPNNHPKATHPHAITDLCEEGTQLYATALSTGRIARAEIAAAPCLLDFALLHPDPDDENWLRPVPPSVVLAQRLHPLEREILDRRRMSIELTESFEPFMALSALAPAPTHAITVLEGSARINAALNLATAECRHEVLTVQPGGGRSEHILKQALERDRPLMERGVRMRTLYQHTVRHSLGTMAYVDVMSRGKVEIRTLEELIGRLIICDETVAFVPAHDDQQVALELRHPGLVKYLIKVFENLWSRATPLREETPYEPTRDGITGVQRSIARLLIEGHVDEAIARRLGMNVRTCRAHIAKLATALGSGSRAQLGFLIAQSGLLDEDPAMLGGDGHS; this is encoded by the coding sequence ATGTTCAGGACCCTGGGGGGTGGAGATTTGCCTAATAATCATCCAAAAGCGACACATCCCCACGCGATCACAGATCTCTGTGAGGAAGGGACGCAGCTTTATGCGACCGCGTTGAGTACTGGCCGCATCGCGCGGGCGGAGATCGCCGCAGCCCCCTGTCTGCTCGACTTCGCGCTGCTGCACCCGGACCCTGACGACGAGAACTGGCTGCGGCCGGTTCCGCCCTCCGTCGTGCTCGCCCAGCGGCTCCATCCGCTGGAACGCGAGATTCTGGACCGCCGGCGGATGTCCATCGAACTGACCGAATCCTTCGAGCCATTCATGGCGCTCAGCGCACTGGCACCCGCGCCCACCCACGCCATCACGGTGCTCGAAGGCTCCGCCCGGATCAACGCGGCGCTCAACCTCGCGACGGCCGAGTGCCGCCACGAGGTCCTGACCGTGCAGCCGGGGGGCGGGCGCAGCGAGCACATCCTCAAGCAGGCCCTGGAACGGGACCGTCCGCTGATGGAGCGGGGCGTGCGCATGCGCACGCTCTACCAGCACACCGTGCGGCACAGCCTGGGGACCATGGCCTACGTGGACGTCATGTCGCGCGGCAAGGTCGAGATCCGCACGCTGGAGGAGCTCATAGGGCGCCTCATCATCTGCGACGAGACGGTGGCCTTCGTACCGGCCCACGACGATCAGCAGGTCGCCCTCGAACTGCGGCATCCGGGGCTGGTCAAGTACCTGATCAAGGTGTTCGAGAACCTGTGGAGCCGGGCGACCCCCCTGCGCGAGGAGACCCCGTACGAGCCCACCCGCGACGGCATCACCGGGGTCCAGCGCTCGATCGCCCGGCTGCTCATCGAGGGGCACGTCGACGAGGCGATCGCGCGCCGCCTCGGCATGAACGTCCGCACGTGCCGCGCCCATATAGCCAAGCTCGCGACCGCCCTGGGCAGCGGCAGCCGCGCGCAGCTCGGCTTCCTCATAGCGCAGTCCGGGCTGCTGGACGAGGACCCCGCGATGTTGGGGGGAGACGGCCACTCATGA
- a CDS encoding alpha-E domain-containing protein has product MNDVILSRIAEALTWTGRYVERADATGRILDAYLHRMLEDPWRDADVACRSLYAILGMDAGGAPVDMQQVLDQLAFDARSTGSIEGALGAARLNARSAREAVSSEMWECLNSTWHALADQRLAARRTGPYAYLELVRRRAALFFGLADSTMSRDDSWRFVVLGRSLERVDMTVRLLSVRVLDAAHAPDWPTLLSASGADEAYARVYGGFGDTPRVAEFLLLDRDFPRSALHALTTAEECLTALGRPRQDPARRPIGRMRTRLEYLDTHALEEQLPVLLRDLQQSCMASMDAVADRFFPYQGPVEWAQEGA; this is encoded by the coding sequence GTGAACGATGTGATCCTCTCCCGGATAGCCGAGGCCCTGACCTGGACCGGACGGTACGTCGAGCGGGCCGACGCCACGGGCCGCATTCTCGACGCCTACCTGCACCGCATGCTGGAGGACCCCTGGCGCGACGCGGATGTGGCCTGCCGGTCGCTGTACGCGATCCTCGGGATGGACGCCGGCGGTGCGCCCGTCGACATGCAGCAGGTCCTCGACCAGTTGGCCTTCGACGCCCGCTCGACCGGGTCGATCGAGGGCGCGCTGGGCGCCGCCCGGCTGAATGCCCGCAGTGCCCGGGAAGCGGTGTCGTCGGAGATGTGGGAGTGCCTCAACTCCACCTGGCACGCGCTCGCGGACCAGCGGCTCGCGGCCCGGCGGACGGGCCCGTACGCGTATCTGGAACTGGTCCGCAGACGAGCGGCGCTGTTCTTCGGACTCGCCGACTCCACGATGAGCCGCGACGACAGCTGGCGCTTCGTCGTCCTGGGCCGCAGCCTCGAGCGGGTGGACATGACCGTACGGCTGCTGTCGGTCCGCGTGCTGGACGCCGCCCACGCGCCCGACTGGCCGACCCTGCTGAGCGCGTCCGGTGCCGACGAGGCGTACGCGCGCGTGTACGGCGGCTTCGGCGACACCCCGCGCGTGGCCGAGTTCCTGCTCCTGGACCGCGACTTCCCGCGCTCGGCGCTGCACGCGCTGACCACGGCGGAGGAGTGCCTCACCGCGCTCGGCCGCCCACGCCAGGACCCGGCGCGCCGCCCGATCGGCCGGATGCGCACCCGGCTCGAATACCTGGACACGCACGCCTTGGAAGAGCAACTGCCAGTGCTGCTGCGGGACTTGCAGCAGTCCTGCATGGCCTCGATGGACGCCGTGGCCGACCGGTTCTTCCCGTACCAGGGGCCCGTCGAGTGGGCCCAGGAAGGAGCGTGA
- a CDS encoding circularly permuted type 2 ATP-grasp protein, translating to MADIFDAYALADAWDEMFERPGEVRTAYEPVLAALQPIEPSELRFRADQMARAFTDRGVTYAFAGEERPWPLDLVPRILDALEWDLIQRGVSQRVRALEAYLADAYGHARAFEDGVVPWRLLLNSPHFHRAAHGAEPPGGVRIHVAGIDLVRDEAGDFRVLEDNVRVPSGVSYVIENRRAMTRIFPSLFAEQHVVPVDGYAQKLLAALRAAAPDGTDDPRVVVLTPGPSNAAYFEHALLARLMGVQLVEGYDLVCRNNRVWMRTTRGEVPVHVVYRRLDDDFLDPLHFRPDSVIGCPGIMSAAMAGTVTLANAVGNGIADDKLLYTYVPDLIRYYLGEEPILPNVESYRPDEPGQLDAVLDQIEQLVIKPVDGAGGQGIVIGPKADRDTLERTRKAVVADPRGFIAQRPVALSTSPTLAGERMAPRHIDLRPFAVNDGNDVWVLPGGLTRVALQEGNLIVNSSQGGGSKDTWVLAEGPTDSPAPLGAGDPLDVAPRQLGPDGTPAVVQEGAQQQ from the coding sequence ATGGCGGACATATTTGACGCGTACGCGTTGGCCGACGCGTGGGACGAGATGTTTGAGCGGCCGGGTGAGGTCAGAACCGCCTATGAGCCGGTGCTGGCGGCGCTTCAGCCGATCGAGCCGAGTGAACTGCGCTTCCGGGCCGACCAGATGGCCCGGGCGTTCACCGACAGGGGTGTGACCTACGCCTTCGCGGGCGAGGAGCGGCCGTGGCCGCTGGATCTGGTGCCGAGGATCCTGGACGCCCTGGAGTGGGATCTCATACAACGCGGGGTGAGCCAGCGGGTCAGAGCCCTGGAGGCCTACCTCGCCGACGCCTACGGGCACGCCCGCGCCTTCGAGGACGGCGTCGTGCCCTGGCGGCTGCTGCTCAACTCTCCGCACTTCCACAGAGCGGCCCATGGGGCCGAGCCGCCGGGCGGGGTGCGGATCCACGTCGCCGGCATCGACCTCGTGCGGGACGAGGCCGGGGACTTCCGGGTGCTGGAGGACAATGTGCGCGTCCCCAGTGGCGTCTCGTACGTCATCGAGAACCGCCGGGCCATGACGCGGATCTTTCCCTCCCTCTTCGCCGAGCAGCACGTCGTGCCGGTCGACGGGTACGCGCAGAAGCTGCTCGCCGCCCTGCGCGCGGCCGCGCCCGACGGGACCGACGATCCGCGCGTCGTCGTGCTCACCCCCGGGCCCAGCAACGCCGCCTACTTCGAACACGCCCTGCTGGCCCGGCTGATGGGTGTCCAGCTCGTCGAGGGGTACGACCTCGTCTGCCGCAACAACCGGGTGTGGATGCGCACGACGCGCGGCGAGGTGCCCGTCCACGTCGTATACCGGCGGCTGGACGACGACTTCCTCGACCCCCTCCACTTCCGCCCCGACTCGGTGATCGGCTGTCCGGGCATCATGAGCGCGGCCATGGCGGGCACCGTCACACTCGCGAACGCCGTGGGGAACGGCATAGCCGACGACAAGCTTCTCTACACGTACGTCCCCGACCTCATCCGGTACTACCTCGGCGAGGAACCGATCCTGCCCAACGTCGAGTCCTACCGACCCGACGAGCCCGGCCAGTTGGACGCCGTCCTCGACCAGATCGAGCAGCTCGTCATCAAGCCCGTCGACGGCGCCGGCGGCCAGGGCATCGTCATCGGGCCGAAGGCCGACCGTGACACGCTCGAACGCACTCGCAAAGCAGTCGTCGCCGATCCGCGCGGCTTCATCGCCCAGCGGCCCGTCGCCCTGTCCACCTCCCCGACCCTCGCGGGCGAGCGCATGGCGCCGCGCCACATCGATCTGCGGCCGTTCGCCGTCAACGACGGCAACGATGTCTGGGTGCTGCCCGGCGGCCTCACCCGGGTCGCCCTCCAGGAGGGCAACCTGATCGTCAACTCCAGCCAGGGCGGCGGCTCCAAGGACACCTGGGTACTGGCCGAAGGGCCGACGGACTCCCCCGCGCCGCTGGGCGCCGGTGATCCCCTGGACGTCGCTCCCCGTCAGCTGGGACCCGACGGCACCCCCGCCGTCGTACAGGAAGGGGCGCAGCAGCAGTGA
- a CDS encoding LuxR C-terminal-related transcriptional regulator, whose product MAGHGAEEHPHGADRLCEAGDRVYSRAVRRGRVPRRDAEPVPCLLELALLHPDPDDMDWLVPTSPQEVMTRLLRGVYDEVSASQRRMGSAVAAFEWYAGLGPVPAQTSGPEGTAIRVLDGDSRIQGALDEATQACTTEVLTVQPGGIRPEHELTEGLHRALALRGRGVRMRDLYTHVARHGQGLLNYLELMGDSVEARTLDEVIDRLILFDRKVAFIPANADRTMALELRHPGLVHYLVTVFERLWRLAIPLTAPLPDTGIEGISHREQSIAALLAEGHQDAVIAERLGISVRTCRAHIARLSETLGAASRTQLGVRIAQVGLEGPRSPSSSPPPAEATGSAVIRIPGAAGQESRTAR is encoded by the coding sequence ATGGCCGGGCACGGGGCGGAGGAGCATCCCCACGGTGCCGACCGACTGTGCGAGGCCGGGGATCGCGTGTATTCCCGGGCCGTACGACGCGGTCGGGTGCCGCGCCGGGACGCGGAGCCGGTGCCCTGCCTGCTGGAGCTGGCGCTGCTGCACCCCGACCCCGACGACATGGACTGGCTGGTGCCGACCTCCCCGCAGGAGGTCATGACGCGGCTGCTGCGCGGTGTGTACGACGAGGTCAGCGCGAGCCAGCGGCGGATGGGCTCGGCGGTGGCGGCGTTCGAGTGGTACGCCGGGCTGGGTCCCGTGCCGGCCCAGACGTCCGGCCCGGAGGGCACGGCGATCCGGGTCCTGGACGGTGACTCACGCATCCAGGGCGCGCTCGACGAGGCGACCCAGGCGTGCACCACGGAGGTGCTGACCGTGCAGCCCGGCGGCATCCGTCCCGAGCACGAGCTGACGGAGGGGCTGCACCGGGCGCTGGCGCTGCGCGGCCGGGGCGTGCGGATGCGCGACCTGTACACCCATGTGGCCCGACATGGGCAGGGCCTGCTCAACTACCTTGAGCTGATGGGCGATTCGGTCGAGGCCCGCACGCTGGACGAGGTGATCGACCGGCTGATCCTCTTCGACCGCAAGGTGGCGTTCATCCCGGCGAACGCGGACCGCACGATGGCGTTGGAGCTGCGGCATCCGGGCCTGGTGCACTACTTGGTGACGGTGTTCGAACGGCTGTGGCGCCTGGCGATCCCCCTGACGGCACCGCTGCCGGACACGGGAATCGAGGGCATCTCTCACCGCGAACAGTCCATCGCCGCGCTGCTCGCCGAGGGGCACCAGGACGCGGTGATCGCGGAGCGGCTGGGGATAAGCGTCCGTACCTGCCGGGCGCACATCGCGCGGCTGTCGGAGACGCTGGGGGCGGCGAGCCGTACGCAGCTGGGGGTGCGGATCGCTCAGGTGGGGCTGGAGGGCCCGCGTTCCCCGTCGTCGTCACCGCCTCCGGCCGAGGCCACCGGGTCGGCCGTGATCAGGATTCCCGGTGCGGCCGGTCAAGAATCCCGGACTGCCCGATGA